A window of the Streptomyces sp. Ag109_O5-10 genome harbors these coding sequences:
- a CDS encoding alpha-glucosidase/alpha-galactosidase has protein sequence MTTPKITFVGAGSVVFTQGLLADLLAFPELKSAHVALHDIDTERLATAHAAAVRIADTLGARPDVTAHTDRREALADADFVINIVQIGMAEATRTDFEVPARYGVRQTIGDTLGIGGVFRALRTFPFLKDLGRDIAEVCPQAWLLNYTNPMAMNVQYLTQATGLTRVVGLCHSVYWTMRDLADLVKVPYEEISYHAAGVNHQAWVLRFEHEGRSLYPKLDELIASDDQLRRRVRVDMYRRLGYYPTETSEHSSEYVPWYLHHDSEVERLRLPIGEYLKIVDENLATYERTRDALAAGTPVAVEGTMEYAPQIIHSMVTGTPRTVYGNVPNRSLIDNLPAHGTVEVPCLVDSLGVQPTRVGSLPPQLAALNRTYLSANDLVVRAAIEDDPRHIRHAAMTDPATAAALPVEEIWRLCDDMVTAHGDLLQPGLRALLGS, from the coding sequence ATGACCACCCCCAAGATCACCTTCGTCGGCGCAGGCAGCGTCGTCTTCACCCAGGGACTGCTCGCCGACCTCCTCGCGTTCCCCGAACTGAAGTCCGCGCACGTCGCGCTCCACGACATCGACACCGAACGCCTGGCCACCGCGCACGCGGCCGCCGTCCGCATCGCCGACACGCTCGGCGCCCGTCCGGACGTCACCGCGCACACCGACCGCCGCGAGGCCCTGGCCGACGCCGACTTCGTCATCAACATCGTGCAGATCGGTATGGCCGAAGCCACCCGGACCGACTTCGAGGTGCCGGCCCGCTACGGCGTACGGCAGACCATCGGCGACACTCTCGGCATCGGAGGCGTCTTCCGCGCTCTGCGCACGTTCCCGTTCCTCAAGGATCTGGGGCGGGACATCGCCGAGGTCTGCCCGCAGGCCTGGCTGCTGAACTACACCAACCCCATGGCCATGAACGTGCAGTACCTGACGCAGGCCACCGGCCTGACCCGGGTGGTGGGTCTGTGCCACTCCGTGTACTGGACGATGCGCGACCTCGCGGACCTGGTCAAAGTGCCCTACGAAGAGATCAGTTACCACGCCGCGGGCGTCAACCATCAGGCCTGGGTGCTGCGCTTCGAGCACGAGGGCCGGAGCCTCTACCCGAAGCTGGACGAACTGATCGCCTCCGACGACCAGTTGCGCCGCAGGGTCCGGGTCGACATGTACCGCCGGCTCGGCTACTACCCGACGGAGACCAGCGAGCACTCCTCCGAGTACGTTCCCTGGTACCTGCACCACGACAGCGAGGTGGAGCGGCTGCGGCTGCCGATCGGCGAGTACCTGAAGATCGTCGACGAGAACCTCGCCACGTACGAGAGGACCCGCGACGCGCTGGCCGCCGGGACACCGGTCGCCGTCGAGGGGACGATGGAGTACGCGCCGCAGATCATCCACAGCATGGTGACCGGCACACCCCGCACGGTCTACGGCAACGTCCCCAACCGGTCGCTGATCGACAACCTGCCCGCGCACGGCACCGTCGAGGTGCCGTGCCTGGTGGACTCGCTGGGCGTCCAGCCCACCCGCGTCGGTTCCCTCCCGCCTCAGCTCGCGGCGCTCAACCGCACCTACCTCAGCGCGAACGACCTGGTGGTGCGGGCGGCGATCGAGGACGACCCGCGGCACATCCGGCACGCGGCGATGACCGACCCCGCCACGGCCGCGGCCCTGCCGGTCGAGGAGATCTGGCGGCTGTGCGACGACATGGTCACCGCCCACGGCGACCTCCTCCAGCCCGGCCTGCGCGCCCTCCTGGGCTCGTGA
- a CDS encoding carbohydrate ABC transporter permease → MTTQITSTPPAARSLKVARRRAGHSSTANVARPGFGWALPAALFFAVFAIIPLIMVAVLSFTTWNGLGSPQFVGMDNWSRLLDDPVMLKSIWVTLLLTALGIVIQTPLSVLLGVWAAGYQRNRAVLSVIYFIPLLLSGTAVSVLWRALLDPNFGIPADAGWLFGDGNLFGKQATAIGVLAFVSTWQFTPFHTLIYQGAARAVPQVLYQAAEIDGAGRYRQFFHITLPQLRNSMITSMILMTVGGLTTFETVLILTQGGPGTDTTISAYYMYEKAFKSFDFGAGAAIALTLVVASTVISLVVVRVSGYDKMRSTMEGVS, encoded by the coding sequence ATGACTACACAGATCACGAGCACCCCGCCCGCCGCCAGGTCCCTCAAGGTGGCCCGGCGGCGGGCGGGCCACTCGTCAACGGCAAACGTGGCGCGGCCCGGCTTCGGCTGGGCCCTTCCCGCCGCCCTGTTCTTCGCTGTCTTCGCGATCATTCCGCTGATCATGGTCGCGGTCCTGTCCTTCACGACCTGGAACGGGCTCGGGTCGCCCCAGTTCGTCGGCATGGACAACTGGTCACGTCTTCTGGACGACCCCGTGATGCTCAAGAGCATCTGGGTGACCCTGCTCCTGACCGCCCTCGGCATCGTCATCCAGACCCCGCTCAGCGTTCTCCTCGGCGTCTGGGCCGCCGGCTACCAGCGCAACCGCGCCGTGCTGTCCGTCATCTACTTCATCCCGCTGCTGCTGTCCGGCACCGCCGTCTCCGTCCTCTGGCGCGCCCTGCTGGACCCCAACTTCGGCATCCCCGCCGACGCCGGCTGGCTGTTCGGTGACGGGAACCTGTTCGGCAAGCAGGCCACGGCCATCGGGGTCCTGGCCTTCGTGAGCACCTGGCAGTTCACTCCCTTCCACACCCTGATCTACCAGGGTGCGGCACGGGCCGTCCCGCAGGTGCTCTACCAGGCCGCGGAGATCGACGGAGCGGGCCGCTACCGGCAGTTCTTCCACATCACGCTGCCGCAGCTGCGCAACTCGATGATCACCTCGATGATCCTGATGACCGTCGGCGGTCTGACCACCTTCGAGACCGTCCTCATCCTCACGCAGGGCGGACCCGGCACCGACACCACCATCAGCGCCTACTACATGTACGAGAAAGCCTTCAAGAGCTTCGACTTCGGCGCCGGTGCCGCCATCGCCCTCACGCTGGTCGTGGCCTCCACCGTCATCTCACTCGTCGTCGTCCGCGTGTCGGGCTACGACAAGATGCGCAGCACCATGGAGGGCGTGTCATGA
- a CDS encoding carbohydrate ABC transporter permease, with the protein MTAVSAPPAAAQAEPAARPDTGRRRPRLPFSPWHLLLAPMALLFAVPLIWLALSSVMSNAEINRFPPALWPSRLDLGGYRYVLGNAMFPRWFANSFLVSLVTVTANLVLGTLGGYAFARMRFAGSRLLLGLMLATMAIPFQLTMIPTFLVMKQLGLIDTLGALIVPSLVTPFSVFLLRQFFLSLPRELEEAAWIDGCSRLHVLWRIVLPLSRPALSTVAVLTFLSTWNDLTWPLIAINHDTQYTLQLGLTTFQGQHHTQWSAVMAGNVITVLPVLLAFLGAQKAFIQSITSTGLKA; encoded by the coding sequence ATGACCGCCGTCTCCGCTCCGCCCGCGGCCGCGCAGGCCGAACCGGCCGCCCGGCCCGACACCGGCCGGCGACGCCCGCGGCTGCCGTTCAGCCCCTGGCACCTGCTGCTCGCGCCGATGGCGCTGCTCTTCGCGGTGCCGCTGATCTGGCTGGCGCTCAGCTCGGTGATGAGCAACGCTGAGATCAACCGCTTCCCGCCGGCCCTGTGGCCCTCCCGTCTGGACCTGGGCGGCTACCGCTATGTGCTCGGCAACGCCATGTTCCCGCGGTGGTTCGCCAACTCGTTCCTCGTCAGCCTCGTCACGGTCACCGCGAACCTCGTACTCGGCACCCTGGGCGGCTACGCGTTCGCCCGGATGCGGTTCGCCGGCTCCCGGCTGCTGCTGGGACTGATGCTGGCCACGATGGCGATCCCGTTCCAGCTGACGATGATTCCCACGTTCCTGGTGATGAAGCAGCTCGGCCTCATCGACACGCTCGGGGCGCTGATCGTGCCGTCCCTCGTCACGCCGTTCTCGGTGTTCCTCCTGCGGCAGTTCTTCCTCTCGCTGCCCCGTGAGCTGGAGGAGGCCGCGTGGATCGACGGCTGCTCACGGCTGCACGTGCTGTGGCGGATCGTGCTGCCGCTGTCCCGGCCGGCCCTCAGCACGGTGGCCGTCCTGACGTTCCTCAGCACCTGGAACGACCTGACCTGGCCGCTGATCGCCATCAACCACGACACCCAGTACACGCTCCAGCTCGGCCTCACGACCTTCCAGGGACAGCACCACACGCAGTGGTCCGCCGTGATGGCCGGGAACGTCATCACCGTGCTTCCGGTCCTGCTCGCCTTCCTCGGCGCGCAGAAGGCGTTCATCCAGTCGATCACCTCCACCGGTCTCAAAGCCTGA
- a CDS encoding glycoside hydrolase family 3 N-terminal domain-containing protein, which translates to MAVETSHPAPVWNDPSRPLATRVAALIEAMTLEEKTAQLYGVWVGASAQGDEVAPHQHDMEEAVDLEALMPTGLGQLTRPFGTAPVDPALGALSLQRTQARIVSANRFGIPALAHEECLAGFATWGATAFPVPLSWGATFDPETVRRMAAAIGRDMRSVGIHQGLAPVLDVVRDARWGRVEETIGEDPYLVATIGTAYVQGLESAGIIATLKHFVGYSASRAGRNLAPAAIGPRERADVLLPPFEMAVREGGARAVMHAYNDNDGVPAAADRQLLTGLLRDTWGFDGTVVADYFGVAFLKTLHGVAADWADAANTALAAGVDVELPSVKTFGEPLVRAVKDGRIPESLIDGALSRVLRQKAQLGMLDPDWDPVPAALRGTDPDDPDSLRGKVDLDPPANRELAREVAEKAVVLLSNDGVLPLTAPRRIALVGPNATEATAVLGCYSFPMHVGVQHPTVPVGIDLPTLHESLTAEFPDAAITVARGTGIDDGDLSGLDAAVEAARDADIVIAVLGDRAGLFGRGTSGEGCDAESLTLPGAQQQLLDALLDSGRPVVTVLLAGRPYALGRAVDESAAIVQSFFPGVEGTRAIAGVLSGRTNPSGRLPVSVPRSPGTQPTTYLGARLAQASDVSNIDPTPAFGFGHGLGYTTFTWSDLTVRTEETSTEGEFAIAFTLRNSGERTGTEVVQLYLHDPTASVVQPVQRLVGYSRVSLAPGETRRIDITVPADVASFTGRDGHRIVEPGELELRLASSSTAAHLTTTVTLTGPVRTVDETRRFHAVFVQQPLHQE; encoded by the coding sequence GTGGCTGTAGAGACCTCCCACCCGGCCCCCGTGTGGAACGACCCGTCCCGCCCCCTCGCCACCAGAGTGGCGGCCCTGATCGAGGCGATGACTCTGGAGGAGAAGACGGCCCAGCTGTACGGCGTGTGGGTCGGCGCTTCCGCCCAGGGCGACGAGGTGGCTCCCCATCAGCACGACATGGAGGAAGCGGTCGATCTCGAGGCGTTGATGCCCACCGGACTGGGTCAGCTGACCCGGCCCTTCGGCACCGCGCCCGTCGACCCCGCCCTCGGGGCTCTCTCCCTGCAACGCACCCAGGCCCGCATCGTCTCGGCGAACCGCTTCGGAATCCCCGCTCTCGCGCACGAGGAGTGCCTCGCCGGCTTCGCGACCTGGGGTGCCACCGCCTTCCCCGTCCCGCTCTCCTGGGGCGCCACGTTCGACCCCGAGACGGTGCGCCGCATGGCCGCGGCCATAGGCCGTGACATGCGCTCCGTCGGTATCCACCAGGGGCTCGCGCCGGTCCTCGACGTGGTGCGCGACGCCCGCTGGGGGCGCGTGGAGGAGACGATCGGCGAGGACCCGTACCTCGTGGCCACCATCGGGACGGCCTACGTACAGGGACTGGAGTCGGCGGGAATCATCGCGACCCTCAAGCACTTCGTCGGATACTCCGCGTCCCGCGCGGGACGCAACCTCGCTCCCGCCGCGATCGGGCCCCGCGAACGCGCCGACGTCCTGCTGCCCCCGTTCGAGATGGCCGTCCGGGAGGGCGGCGCCCGCGCCGTCATGCACGCCTACAACGACAACGACGGTGTACCCGCCGCCGCCGACCGGCAGTTGCTGACCGGCCTGCTCCGTGACACGTGGGGCTTCGACGGAACGGTCGTCGCCGACTACTTCGGCGTCGCCTTCCTGAAAACCCTCCACGGTGTGGCGGCGGACTGGGCCGACGCCGCGAACACCGCCCTGGCGGCGGGCGTCGACGTCGAACTGCCCAGCGTCAAGACCTTCGGTGAACCACTCGTCCGGGCCGTCAAGGACGGCCGGATCCCGGAGTCCCTCATCGACGGTGCCCTCAGCCGGGTTCTCCGTCAAAAGGCCCAGCTCGGCATGTTGGACCCCGACTGGGACCCGGTGCCGGCCGCCTTGCGCGGGACCGATCCCGACGACCCGGACAGCCTGCGCGGCAAGGTCGACCTCGATCCTCCCGCGAACCGCGAACTGGCACGTGAGGTGGCCGAGAAAGCCGTGGTCCTCCTCAGCAACGACGGCGTGCTGCCTCTCACCGCGCCGCGCCGGATCGCCCTCGTCGGCCCCAACGCGACGGAGGCCACAGCCGTACTGGGCTGCTACTCCTTCCCCATGCACGTCGGCGTCCAGCACCCGACCGTCCCCGTCGGCATCGACCTGCCCACCCTCCACGAGTCCCTGACGGCCGAGTTCCCCGACGCGGCCATCACCGTCGCCCGTGGCACGGGCATCGACGACGGCGACCTCTCCGGGCTCGACGCCGCGGTGGAGGCGGCCCGTGACGCGGACATCGTCATCGCCGTCCTGGGCGACCGCGCGGGCCTGTTCGGCCGTGGCACCAGCGGTGAGGGCTGCGACGCGGAATCGCTCACTCTGCCCGGCGCGCAGCAGCAACTCCTCGACGCTCTGCTCGACTCCGGCCGTCCGGTCGTCACCGTCCTCCTCGCAGGTCGGCCCTACGCTCTCGGCCGCGCGGTGGACGAATCCGCGGCGATCGTCCAGTCGTTCTTCCCCGGGGTCGAGGGCACCCGGGCGATCGCCGGCGTCCTCAGCGGCCGAACCAACCCCTCCGGGCGCCTGCCCGTCAGCGTGCCCCGCAGCCCCGGAACCCAACCGACCACCTACCTCGGCGCCCGCCTGGCCCAGGCCAGCGACGTCTCCAACATCGACCCGACCCCGGCGTTCGGCTTCGGCCACGGCCTCGGCTATACGACCTTCACCTGGAGCGATCTCACGGTTCGAACCGAGGAGACCTCGACCGAGGGCGAGTTCGCCATCGCCTTCACCCTCCGCAACTCCGGCGAGCGGACCGGGACCGAAGTCGTTCAGCTCTACCTCCACGACCCGACAGCGTCCGTCGTCCAGCCGGTGCAGCGCCTCGTCGGCTACAGCAGGGTGTCCCTCGCGCCGGGCGAAACCCGTCGTATCGACATCACCGTTCCCGCCGACGTCGCGTCCTTCACCGGTCGCGACGGCCACCGCATCGTCGAACCGGGCGAACTGGAACTCCGCCTGGCGTCGTCGAGCACGGCCGCTCACCTGACCACAACGGTCACCCTCACCGGCCCCGTCCGCACCGTGGACGAGACCCGCAGGTTCCACGCCGTCTTCGTCCAGCAGCCCCTTCACCAGGAGTAG
- a CDS encoding ABC transporter substrate-binding protein, with the protein MKTRARLPRLVSCAATLALALPLAACGSGSGQSSSDGKIHVLVYGDASNKVEKQIVDTFNKTSDVKAVLDTIPGADYQQKLQTIINTPQAPDIFFNWGGGSIQPFVKADLLLPLDGFIAKNPDLKSKFLPSVFNSAVVDGKPYGVPMRGTQPVLLFNNKKVLKDAGVTPPQTWDELLDAVKKLKARGVTPIALGGGDRWPTLMWFEYLYDRVAGPGLFQKALAGDKSAWESADSKKALSMLKDLVDAGAFGKNYDSVKYTNGASPALVASGKAGFELMGSWYYAQQQTDAKSFAEKDLGYTAFPTVPGGKGDAADVVGNTNNFYSVLRKTKYPDAAAKFLKLMYSDEFVKAQLAIGNLPTTTNTESFLDSSANPDYSHFQYTLVAKAPAFQLSWDQAYPPAAGTPIQQAVQQFFDGQIDADGFIKAMQALPGE; encoded by the coding sequence ATGAAGACACGCGCGCGCTTGCCCAGACTGGTCTCCTGCGCTGCGACGCTCGCCCTGGCACTCCCGCTGGCCGCATGCGGCAGCGGCAGCGGCCAGTCGTCGAGCGACGGCAAGATTCACGTTCTGGTCTACGGGGACGCCAGCAACAAGGTCGAGAAGCAGATAGTCGACACGTTCAACAAGACGTCCGACGTCAAGGCCGTCCTCGACACCATCCCCGGCGCCGACTACCAGCAGAAGCTCCAGACGATCATCAACACCCCGCAGGCCCCGGACATCTTCTTCAACTGGGGCGGCGGCAGCATCCAGCCGTTCGTCAAGGCCGACCTGCTGCTGCCGCTGGACGGTTTCATCGCCAAGAACCCGGACCTGAAGTCGAAGTTCCTGCCCTCGGTCTTCAACAGCGCGGTGGTCGACGGCAAGCCGTACGGCGTCCCGATGCGCGGCACGCAGCCCGTCCTGCTGTTCAACAACAAGAAGGTCCTCAAGGACGCGGGGGTCACGCCGCCCCAGACCTGGGACGAACTGCTCGACGCGGTCAAGAAGCTCAAGGCCCGGGGTGTCACCCCGATCGCCCTGGGCGGCGGCGACAGGTGGCCGACCCTGATGTGGTTCGAGTACCTGTACGACCGCGTCGCCGGACCGGGCCTGTTCCAGAAGGCACTCGCGGGCGACAAGTCCGCGTGGGAGAGCGCCGACAGCAAGAAGGCGCTGAGCATGCTCAAGGATCTCGTGGACGCCGGCGCCTTCGGCAAGAACTACGACTCGGTGAAGTACACCAACGGCGCCTCACCGGCACTCGTCGCCTCCGGCAAGGCCGGCTTCGAGCTGATGGGTTCGTGGTACTACGCCCAGCAGCAGACGGACGCCAAGAGCTTCGCGGAGAAGGACCTGGGTTACACGGCGTTCCCGACCGTTCCCGGCGGCAAGGGCGACGCCGCCGACGTGGTCGGAAACACCAACAACTTCTACTCGGTGCTGCGCAAGACCAAGTACCCCGACGCCGCCGCGAAGTTCCTCAAGCTGATGTACTCGGACGAGTTCGTGAAGGCGCAGCTGGCCATCGGCAACCTGCCCACGACCACGAACACCGAGTCCTTCCTGGACTCCTCGGCCAACCCGGACTACTCGCACTTCCAGTACACCCTGGTCGCCAAGGCTCCGGCGTTCCAGCTGTCCTGGGACCAGGCGTACCCGCCGGCCGCCGGGACCCCCATCCAGCAGGCCGTGCAGCAGTTCTTCGACGGCCAGATCGACGCGGACGGCTTCATCAAGGCCATGCAGGCACTTCCGGGTGAATGA
- a CDS encoding SAM-dependent methyltransferase, with translation MSENQSATPAVQRLDTGTAHNARVWNYWQGGKDNYEVDQQVGDHVAGMIPVIRDIARADREFLGRAVRCLAREHGIRQYLDIGTGLPALENTHEIAQRIAPDSRIVYVDNDPIVLAHARALLTSTPEGATDYLDADAHDPDTILRISGRTLDFTKPTALMLLGILNFVLDGDEARAIARRLVEALAPGSFLVLTHPTTEPELGGDLQLEAMEFWNANAKPPVTARSGEEVAQYFDGLTLLEPGLVSCSLWRPEPGEEPTVVPQLGAVALKP, from the coding sequence GTGAGCGAGAACCAGAGCGCCACCCCCGCAGTGCAGCGACTCGACACCGGGACGGCGCACAACGCTCGCGTGTGGAACTACTGGCAGGGCGGCAAGGACAACTACGAGGTCGACCAGCAGGTAGGCGATCACGTTGCCGGAATGATCCCCGTCATCCGCGACATCGCGCGCGCCGACCGGGAGTTCCTCGGCCGCGCCGTGCGCTGCCTGGCACGGGAGCACGGCATCCGTCAGTACCTCGACATCGGCACCGGCCTGCCGGCCTTGGAGAACACCCACGAGATCGCCCAGCGGATCGCCCCCGACTCGCGGATCGTGTACGTCGACAACGACCCCATCGTGCTCGCGCACGCCCGCGCCCTGCTGACCAGTACTCCGGAGGGCGCCACCGACTACCTCGACGCCGACGCGCACGACCCGGACACCATTCTCCGGATCTCCGGACGGACACTCGACTTCACCAAGCCCACCGCACTCATGCTGCTCGGCATCCTCAACTTCGTCCTCGACGGTGACGAGGCGCGGGCCATCGCACGTCGGCTCGTGGAGGCGCTGGCCCCCGGCAGCTTCCTCGTACTGACCCATCCCACCACGGAGCCCGAACTCGGCGGCGACCTGCAGCTCGAGGCGATGGAGTTCTGGAACGCCAACGCCAAACCGCCGGTCACCGCCCGCAGCGGCGAGGAGGTCGCCCAGTACTTCGACGGGCTCACGCTCCTGGAGCCCGGCCTGGTCTCCTGCTCTCTGTGGCGGCCGGAGCCCGGCGAAGAGCCGACGGTCGTACCCCAGCTGGGAGCCGTGGCGCTGAAGCCGTGA
- a CDS encoding carbohydrate ABC transporter permease: MRRRPNYVAGVGSAVWLFLVGLPLYVMIAATLRTRGDYAANGPVSVPDTFTLDNYLNAFDTGFGRYFLNTIAVTAAVAGLVLVLVPPLAYAIVRSRSKVTSLIFRLFLLGLAIPAQAVIVPMFYLISKAGLYDNLLGVILPTAAFCLPMSALILSGTMRDISPELFEAMAVDGATPRRMFFQLVVPLSRGGLSTITVFSALQAWNGFLFPLVLTQSDSTKVITLGLYNFQTEHGIDIPGLLGAVMLSMVPVLLVYLFARRALVQGLMGVGGK; this comes from the coding sequence ATGAGGCGCCGTCCCAACTACGTGGCCGGTGTCGGCTCCGCAGTCTGGCTGTTCCTGGTCGGACTGCCGCTGTACGTGATGATCGCCGCGACGCTGCGCACGCGCGGCGACTACGCGGCGAACGGCCCGGTGTCGGTGCCCGACACCTTCACCCTCGACAACTACCTCAACGCGTTCGACACCGGCTTCGGCCGGTACTTCCTGAACACGATCGCCGTCACGGCGGCCGTGGCCGGCCTGGTGCTGGTCCTGGTGCCGCCGCTCGCGTACGCCATCGTCCGCAGCCGCTCCAAGGTGACCTCGCTGATCTTCCGCCTGTTCCTGCTGGGACTCGCCATTCCGGCCCAGGCCGTCATCGTGCCGATGTTCTACCTCATCAGCAAAGCGGGGCTGTACGACAACCTGCTCGGCGTCATCCTGCCGACGGCGGCGTTCTGCCTGCCGATGTCGGCCCTGATCCTCAGCGGCACCATGCGGGACATATCTCCCGAACTGTTCGAGGCCATGGCGGTGGACGGAGCGACTCCACGGCGCATGTTCTTCCAGCTGGTCGTACCGCTCTCGCGCGGCGGCCTCTCCACGATCACCGTGTTCTCGGCGCTCCAGGCATGGAACGGGTTCCTCTTCCCGCTGGTGCTGACCCAGTCCGACTCGACCAAGGTGATCACGCTGGGTCTGTACAACTTCCAGACCGAACACGGCATCGACATCCCGGGCCTTCTCGGTGCCGTGATGCTGTCCATGGTGCCCGTCCTGCTCGTCTACCTGTTCGCCCGTCGCGCCCTGGTCCAGGGCCTGATGGGCGTCGGAGGAAAGTGA
- a CDS encoding LacI family DNA-binding transcriptional regulator, with protein MGEDGKISGKVTLAEVARVAGVSLPTVSKVVNGRSDVSRVTRAKVERALEVHGYRRRPRNPARPALLELVFHELESIWAMELIKGVEQVAREIHATVVLTVSGTRHAPGPDWLEGVLKRRPLGVVLVFSTLPRDVRQRLRSAAVPFVVVDPAGDPDPDVPSVGSANWAGGLAATRHLTAQHHRRIAIITGPEDMLCSRARLDGYRSAMAMASLDADPRLVRFGDFHVQGGFDHAMSLLDGPDRPTAIFAGSDLQALGVLEAARLRGLRVPEDLSVVGYDDVPLAQWSSPPLTTVHQPLRRMAEEASRMLFGPAESGKAAQRIELATHLVERQSTAPPHES; from the coding sequence ATGGGCGAGGACGGCAAGATCAGCGGCAAGGTGACCCTGGCCGAGGTCGCGAGAGTTGCGGGCGTTTCGCTCCCGACAGTTTCGAAGGTGGTCAACGGTCGTTCGGATGTGTCCCGTGTGACCAGGGCCAAGGTCGAGCGAGCACTGGAGGTCCACGGCTACCGTCGCCGCCCCCGGAATCCGGCCCGGCCCGCACTTCTCGAGCTGGTGTTCCACGAGCTGGAGAGCATCTGGGCGATGGAACTGATCAAAGGAGTGGAGCAGGTCGCGCGGGAGATCCACGCGACCGTGGTCCTCACCGTGAGCGGCACGCGGCACGCGCCCGGACCCGACTGGCTCGAAGGAGTGCTGAAAAGAAGGCCGTTGGGGGTCGTCCTGGTCTTCTCCACGCTTCCGCGGGATGTCAGACAACGGCTCAGGTCGGCCGCCGTCCCCTTCGTCGTCGTCGACCCCGCGGGCGATCCCGATCCCGACGTGCCGTCGGTGGGCTCGGCGAACTGGGCCGGCGGTCTCGCGGCCACCCGGCATCTCACGGCACAGCACCACCGGCGGATCGCGATCATCACCGGACCGGAGGACATGCTGTGCTCACGGGCGCGCCTGGACGGTTATCGCTCCGCCATGGCGATGGCGTCCCTGGACGCGGACCCCCGGCTCGTGCGGTTCGGCGACTTCCACGTGCAGGGCGGCTTCGACCACGCGATGAGCCTGCTGGACGGGCCGGATCGGCCGACGGCGATCTTCGCGGGCAGCGATCTCCAGGCGCTCGGCGTGCTGGAGGCGGCCCGCCTCAGAGGGCTGCGCGTACCGGAGGACCTGTCCGTGGTCGGGTACGACGACGTGCCTCTCGCGCAGTGGTCGAGCCCGCCGCTCACCACGGTGCACCAGCCTCTGCGGCGCATGGCCGAGGAGGCGTCACGCATGCTCTTCGGCCCCGCGGAATCCGGCAAGGCCGCCCAGCGCATCGAGCTGGCGACGCACTTGGTGGAACGGCAGAGCACGGCCCCGCCGCATGAGTCGTGA
- a CDS encoding YihY/virulence factor BrkB family protein, protein MERADSRTARWWRALRRTPAAVWNDDITDWAAALTYYAVLALFPVLLVVLSILGLTIPTAKPQVIDRMAQAAPLASRALLRSTLRQMAGQSSTAWTVIVLGGAAALWSGSSYLSVFRRALHAMHRISAHRPVWRTAPRIVATALVLVTLLLTSTIAMALTGSLARRLGRVLDLGTWPQGAWDALRWPVVALVAVVLVLVLYRSGPAPTRAVRMMAPGGALAVALVLIVSLGFTVYTSHVGTYHRLYGSLAGVVVFLIWLWLSNLALLVGAQFNAELAK, encoded by the coding sequence ATGGAGAGAGCAGACAGCCGTACGGCCCGCTGGTGGAGGGCGCTGCGCCGGACCCCGGCGGCCGTCTGGAACGACGACATCACGGACTGGGCCGCGGCGCTGACGTACTACGCGGTGCTGGCCCTGTTCCCGGTTCTGCTGGTCGTCCTGTCGATCCTCGGCCTGACCATCCCCACGGCCAAGCCGCAGGTCATCGACCGTATGGCACAGGCCGCCCCGCTCGCGTCCCGCGCACTGCTGCGCAGCACCCTGCGGCAGATGGCCGGACAGTCGTCGACGGCGTGGACGGTGATCGTCCTGGGCGGGGCGGCGGCGCTGTGGTCGGGTTCCAGCTATCTGAGCGTCTTCCGCCGGGCGTTGCACGCCATGCACCGGATCAGTGCGCACCGGCCGGTCTGGCGTACCGCGCCCCGCATCGTGGCCACCGCCCTCGTCCTGGTCACCCTGCTGCTCACGTCCACCATCGCGATGGCGCTCACCGGAAGCCTGGCCCGGCGGCTGGGCCGGGTGCTGGACCTGGGCACCTGGCCGCAGGGGGCCTGGGACGCGCTGCGGTGGCCGGTGGTGGCCCTGGTCGCGGTCGTCCTGGTGCTGGTCCTGTACCGCTCCGGCCCGGCGCCCACCCGCGCGGTCCGGATGATGGCGCCGGGCGGTGCGCTGGCGGTGGCGCTGGTGCTGATCGTCTCCCTCGGGTTCACCGTCTACACCTCGCACGTCGGCACCTACCACCGCCTGTACGGCTCACTTGCGGGCGTCGTCGTGTTCCTGATCTGGCTGTGGCTGTCCAACCTGGCCCTTCTGGTCGGCGCCCAGTTCAACGCGGAACTGGCCAAGTGA